A window of the Lactuca sativa cultivar Salinas chromosome 5, Lsat_Salinas_v11, whole genome shotgun sequence genome harbors these coding sequences:
- the LOC111911660 gene encoding copper-transporting ATPase RAN1, with translation MAPTFKDLQLTGVGGGDRDSLAIDVGGDLEDVRLLDSYEDGYDNTADSGKSGHGLEEGGMKRIQVKVTGMTCAACSNSVEGALMSLNGVVSASVALLQHRADVVFDPNLVKEDDVKNAIEDAGFEAEILQEKSTSGTKPQGSLVGQFTIGGMTCAACVNSVEGILRKLPGVKRAIVALPTSLGEVEYDPLVISKEEIVSAIEDAGFDATFVQSSEQDKIILGVVGVSNELDAQTLESIVCNLRGVREFGFNRGSRELNVLFDTEILGPRSLVDAIVRESCGRFQMHVKNPYTRMVSQDEEESSKMYRLFTSSLFLSFPIFLMRFICPHIPLVYALLLWRCGPFQMGDWLSWILVTIIQFGIGKRFYVAAFRALRNGSTNMDVLVALGTTASYFYSVYALLYGAITGFWSPTYFETSAMLITFVLLGKYLESLAKGKTSDAIKKLVELVPATALLLLKDKGGKNIGEREIDALLIQPGDVLKVVPGTKVPVDGVVEWGSSHVNESMVTGESAPVLKEVDSLVIGGTINFHGLLHVRATKIGSDTVLSQIISLVETAQMSKAPIQKFADYVASIFVPMVVGLSLMTLLGWYVSGSLGAYPEEWLPENGNHFVFALMFSISVVVIACPCALGLATPTAVMVATGVGANNGVLIKGGDALERAQKVKYVIFDKTGTLTQGKATVTTVKLFTQEMDRGDFLRLLASAEASSEHPLGKAIVEYARHFQFFDPNATTKDSHKDNESLMSGWLLDVSDFSAIPGRGVGCYIDGKQVLVGNRSLLTENGITIPTNVEDFVVELEENAKTGILVACDTQLIGVVGVADPLKREAAVVVEGLKKMGIRPIMVTGDNWRTAKAVAKEVDIDDIRAEVMPAGKADVIRSFQKDGSIVAMVGDGINDSPALAAADVGIAIGAGTDIAIEAADYVLMRNNLEDVITAIDLSRKTFTRIRLNYVFAMAYNLISIPIAAGVFFPWIKLKLPPWVAGACMALSSVSVVCSSLLLRRYKKPRLTTILEITVE, from the exons ATGGCGCCGACCTTCAAAGACCTCCAGCTGACGGGGGTTGGTGGTGGCGACCGTGATTCGTTGGCGATCGATGTAGGCGGTGACCTCGAGGACGTTAGACTGCTGGATTCATATGAAGACGGGTATGATAATACTGCTGATTCAGGTAAAAGCGGACACGGTTTAGAAGAAGGGGGTATGAAGAGAATTCAGGTGAAAGTTACAGGGATGACTTGTGCAGCGTGTTCGAATTCCGTTGAAGGAGCTCTTATGAGTTTAAATGGCGTCGTAAGTGCTTCTGTCGCCTTGTTGCAGCACAGAGCCGATGTAGTCTTCGATCCCAATTTGGTCAAG GAAGACGATGTTAAGAATGCAATAGAAGATGCAGGGTTTGAAGCGGAGATTCTACAGGAAAAGAGTACTTCTGGCACAAAGCCGCAAGGAAGTCTCGTAGGGCAGTTCACAATTGGAGGCATGACATGTGCAGCTTGCGTTAATTCCGTTGAAGGTATCCTAAGAAAGCTACCTGGTGTGAAAAGAGCCATTGTTGCCCTTCCAACTTCATTAGGGGAAGTGGAGTATGATCCTTTGGTAATAAGTAAGGAGGAAATTGTGAGCGCCATTGAAGATGCTGGTTTTGATGCCACATTTGTACAGAGTAGCGAGCAGGATAAGATtatattgggtgttgttggggtATCAAACGAGTTGGATGCACAGACATTGGAAAGCATAGTTTGCAATTTGAGAGGAGTTAGAGAATTTGGTTTTAACCGGGGTTCAAGAGAATTAAATGTTCTGTTTGATACCGAGATTCTTGGTCCAAGATCTTTAGTTGATGCAATTGTTAGAGAAAGCTGCGGGAGGTTTCAGATGCATGTAAAGAACCCGTACACAAGAATGGTATCTCAAGACGAAGAAGAATCATCAAAGATGTATAGGCTGTTCACATCCAGTCTTTTCCTGAGT TTTCCAATCTTTTTGATGCGATTCATATGCCCACACATACCGCTTGTTTACGCATTATTGCTATGGAGATGTGGGCCCTTCCAGATGGGTGATTGGCTGAGCTGGATACTGGTTACTATTATTCAGTTTGGTATTGGGAAACGCTTTTATGTTGCGGCTTTCAGAGCATTACGTAACGGTTCAACAAATATGGATGTGTTGGTGGCATTGGGGACCACAGCATCATACTTTTATTCCGTTTATGCCCTTCTGTATGGTGCCATCACTGGGTTTTGGTCTccgacttattttgaaacaagtgCCATGTTGATAACTTTTGTGTTGCTTGGGAAGTATTTGGAATCTCTTGCGAAAGGGAAAACATCAGATGCTATAAAGAAGTTGGTGGAACTAGTGCCCGCAACCGCTTTGCTGCTCCTTAAAGACAAAG GTGGAAAGAACATTGGAGAAAGGGAAATAGATGCATTGCTGATTCAGCCGGGTGATGTATTAAAAGTGGTTCCAGGTACAAAAGTTCCAGTGGATGGTGTTGTTGAGTGGGGTTCAAGTCATGTGAATGAAAGTATGGTGACTGGTGAGTCAGCACCTGTTTTGAAGGAGGTTGACTCATTGGTGATTGGAGGTACAATCAATTTTCATGGTTTACTCCATGTCAGGGCAACTAAAATTGGTTCTGATACTGTTTTGAGCCAGATTATTTCTCTTGTTGAGACTGCACAAATGTCAAAAGCACCTATTCAGAAATTCGCTGATTAT GTTGCAAGCATTTTTGTCCCTATGGTGGTCGGTTTGTCATTAATGACGTTGCTAGGGTG GTATGTGAGCGGATCACTTGGAGCTTACCCAGAAGAATGGCTACCCGAAAACGGAAACCACTTTGTATTCGCTCTTATGTTTTCAATATCAGTTGTTGTAATTGCATGTCCGTGTGCACTCGGTTTGGCCACCCCAACTGCTGTCATGGTTGCAACCGGGGTTGGAGCCAATAACGGTGTTCTCATCAAAGGGGGTGATGCATTGGAGAGGGCCCAGAAGGTTAAATACGTCATTTTTGATAAAACCGGAACTTTGACTCAGGGTAAAGCCACGGTCACAACAGTCAAACTGTTCACGCAGGAAATGGATCGTGGAGATTTCCTCAGATTATTAGCGTCTGCTGAG GCAAGTAGCGAACATCCATTAGGGAAGGCAATAGTGGAATATGCTCGCCATTTTCAATTCTTTGACCCGAATGCAACAACCAAAGATTCTCATAAAGACAATGAGTCCCTAATGTCCGGATGGCTTCTAGATGTCTCTGATTTCTCCGCAATTCCCGGAAGAGGTGTTGGATGTTATATTGATGGCAAGCAAGTTTTG GTTGGTAACAGAAGTTTGCTGACTGAGAATGGAATCACGATTCCGACCAATGTTGAAGATTTTGTGGTTGAGTTAGAAGAAAATGCAAAGACAGGTATACTGGTGGCATGTGATACACAACTGATTGGGGTGGTAGGGGTGGCGGATCCGTTGAAGAGAGAGGCGGCTGTGGTGGTGGAAGGCCTTAAGAAAATGGGTATCCGACCTATCATGGTTACCGGAGACAATTGGCGGACTGCTAAGGCTGTGGCCAAGGAG GTGGACATTGATGACATAAGGGCGGAGGTGATGCCGGCCGGAAAAGCCGATGTCATTCGTTCGTTTCAAAAAGACGGCAGCATAGTGGCGATGGTGGGAGACGGAATCAACGATTCCCCTGCCTTGGCAGCAGCCGACGTTGGAATCGCAATCGGAGCAGGAACCGACATCGCAATCGAGGCGGCTGATTACGTTCTAATGAGAAACAACTTGGAAGATGTGATCACAGCCATTGATCTCTCGAGAAAGACCTTCACTCGTATCCGATTAAATTACGTTTTTGCCATGGCATACAACTTGATCTCGATTCCGATTGCAGCCGGAGTTTTCTTTCCGTGGATAAAGCTCAAGTTGCCACCGTGGGTGGCTGGTGCATGTATGGCACTCTCATCTGTAAGTGTTGTATGCTCTTCTTTGCTTTTAAGAAGATATAAGAAACCGAGACTTACTACAATATTGGAAATAACTGTAGAGTAG